From [Clostridium] symbiosum, a single genomic window includes:
- a CDS encoding glucose-6-phosphate isomerase — protein MGREVSFDYSKAAGFVNQEEMDNLKDTVLFARDILVNRTGAGNDFLGWIDLPTDYDKEEFARIKEAAKKIQDDSDVLLVVGIGGSYLGARAAIDFLSHSFYNNLPKDKRKSPEIYFVGNSISSKYIKDLQDMLEGKDFSINIISKSGTTTEPAIAFRVFKKMLIEKYGKEEANKRIYATTDKSRGALKNLANEEGYESFVVPDDVGGRYSVLTAVGLLPIAVSGADIDQLMEGAAYGRKKALETPYEENPALLYAAIRNILHRKGKMVEIVANYEPSLHYVSEWWKQLYGESEGKDRRGIMPASVDLTTDLHSMGQFIQDGSRIMFETVLNVEDSPAEIILEEEEVDTDGMNYLAGKNVDFVNKSAMNGTILAHTDGDVPNLKVNIPEQNEFCLGQLFYFFEFACGVSGYLLGVNPFNQPGVESYKSNMFALLGKPGYEKVREELLKRL, from the coding sequence ATGGGAAGAGAAGTAAGCTTCGATTATTCGAAGGCAGCCGGATTTGTAAATCAGGAGGAGATGGATAATTTAAAGGACACAGTTCTTTTTGCCAGGGATATCCTCGTAAACAGGACAGGCGCAGGTAATGACTTCTTGGGCTGGATTGACCTGCCGACAGATTACGATAAAGAGGAATTTGCGAGAATTAAAGAAGCCGCAAAGAAGATTCAGGATGATTCAGATGTACTTCTGGTGGTAGGTATCGGCGGTTCTTACCTCGGTGCAAGAGCAGCCATCGATTTCTTATCCCATAGTTTTTACAATAACCTGCCGAAAGACAAGAGAAAATCACCGGAGATTTACTTTGTAGGCAACAGCATCAGCAGCAAATATATCAAAGATCTGCAGGATATGCTGGAGGGCAAGGATTTCTCCATCAATATTATCTCCAAATCCGGCACAACGACAGAGCCTGCTATCGCGTTCCGAGTATTCAAGAAAATGCTGATTGAAAAATACGGGAAAGAAGAGGCAAATAAGAGAATTTATGCAACAACCGATAAATCCAGAGGCGCTCTCAAAAATCTGGCAAATGAGGAGGGATATGAATCCTTCGTTGTCCCGGACGACGTGGGCGGACGTTATTCCGTTCTGACTGCGGTAGGACTGCTTCCAATCGCAGTGAGCGGAGCCGATATCGATCAGTTGATGGAAGGCGCGGCTTACGGAAGGAAAAAAGCCCTGGAAACCCCATATGAGGAGAACCCGGCCCTTTTGTATGCCGCCATCAGAAACATTCTCCACAGAAAAGGAAAAATGGTCGAGATCGTAGCAAACTACGAACCCAGCCTCCACTATGTATCCGAGTGGTGGAAACAGCTTTACGGCGAGAGCGAGGGCAAGGACAGAAGAGGCATTATGCCTGCATCCGTTGACCTGACCACAGATCTCCACTCCATGGGACAGTTCATCCAGGACGGCTCCAGAATTATGTTTGAAACGGTTCTGAATGTGGAGGATTCCCCTGCCGAGATTATTCTGGAAGAGGAAGAAGTGGATACGGACGGTATGAACTACCTGGCCGGAAAGAATGTGGACTTTGTAAACAAGAGCGCCATGAACGGAACAATCCTGGCTCACACGGACGGCGATGTGCCGAACCTGAAGGTGAACATTCCGGAGCAGAATGAATTCTGCCTTGGCCAGCTTTTCTATTTCTTCGAGTTTGCCTGCGGAGTCAGCGGATACCTTCTGGGCGTAAATCCGTTCAACCAGCCGGGCGTTGAAAGCTACAAGAGCAACATGTTCGCACTCCTTGGAAAACCGGGATATGAGAAGGTAAGAGAAGAACTTTTAAAGAGACTGTAA
- a CDS encoding HD domain-containing phosphohydrolase, with protein sequence MYKYTLPVSNKDIVEIVKRAFNLVDKRLIGHGSRVSYIVFQMLKASSDYTPREVRNLLILAALHDIGAYKTDEIDRMVEFETRNVWNHSIYGYMFFKYFTPFKDEASVVLFHHTPWKKLKDLEQVPLAARRATQLINLADRFDIYLSQTKGKRDYHNFQNYVNRNTPGIFSPEACTLFNHADFSFLFSAATDSQTAFLLSDLLEKEFDRVLEDVPFTEEERNALLRMMTYAIDFRSPHTVTHTITTTVISTELAKIFCNTEEDINDITCGAMLHDLGKLGIPSEILEFPGKLSPQAMTVMRTHVDLTEMILGDSVTPKVRDIALRHHEKLDGSGYPRGLDGSGLTTPQRIVAVADIVSALSGTRSYKDSFSKEKTCSILNDMAGHGLIDPVIVARIVENYDGIMGTVREKAEPILKIYQEMQTGYMALLKQLTEYM encoded by the coding sequence ATGTATAAATACACACTGCCCGTCAGCAATAAGGATATTGTAGAAATTGTAAAGAGAGCGTTCAATCTGGTCGACAAGAGGCTCATCGGCCACGGTTCCCGCGTCTCCTATATTGTATTTCAGATGTTGAAAGCTTCCAGTGATTATACGCCAAGGGAAGTCCGCAACCTTTTGATTCTGGCCGCCCTCCATGATATCGGCGCCTATAAGACGGATGAGATTGACCGCATGGTGGAGTTTGAAACACGCAACGTCTGGAACCACTCCATTTATGGCTATATGTTTTTCAAGTATTTTACCCCATTTAAGGATGAGGCATCCGTTGTCCTGTTCCATCACACGCCCTGGAAGAAATTAAAGGATCTGGAACAGGTTCCGCTGGCTGCCCGAAGAGCCACACAGCTTATCAATCTGGCCGACCGCTTTGATATCTATCTCTCCCAGACAAAAGGGAAGAGGGACTATCACAATTTTCAAAATTATGTTAACAGAAATACACCGGGTATTTTCAGTCCCGAGGCATGTACTCTCTTTAACCATGCCGATTTTTCTTTTCTGTTCAGCGCGGCGACCGACTCTCAGACTGCCTTTCTCCTGTCCGATCTTCTGGAAAAAGAATTTGACCGGGTTCTGGAAGACGTTCCCTTTACGGAGGAAGAGAGAAATGCCCTGCTCAGGATGATGACTTATGCAATCGATTTCCGGAGCCCCCATACCGTCACCCACACGATCACGACAACGGTAATCAGCACCGAACTGGCCAAGATCTTCTGCAACACCGAGGAGGATATCAATGATATCACCTGCGGCGCCATGCTCCACGATCTGGGTAAACTCGGAATTCCCTCTGAGATACTTGAGTTTCCCGGCAAGCTGAGTCCCCAGGCCATGACCGTGATGAGAACCCATGTGGATTTGACGGAAATGATCCTGGGCGACAGTGTTACGCCGAAGGTGAGGGATATTGCGCTCCGCCACCACGAAAAACTGGACGGCTCCGGCTATCCCCGCGGACTGGACGGAAGCGGACTGACGACGCCGCAGCGGATCGTCGCCGTCGCCGACATCGTCAGCGCCCTCTCCGGCACCAGAAGCTACAAGGACTCGTTTTCCAAGGAAAAAACATGCTCCATTCTAAACGATATGGCCGGACACGGGCTGATCGACCCTGTCATTGTGGCAAGAATTGTCGAAAACTATGATGGAATCATGGGAACCGTCCGCGAGAAGGCGGAACCGATCCTGAAAATTTATCAGGAAATGCAGACGGGATATATGGCATTGCTGAAACAGCTTACGGAATATATGTAA
- a CDS encoding PatB family C-S lyase, with product MIYNFDEIVDRTHNNAAKYDERIKKFGTDNVIPLWIADMDFRVAKPIEDALVEKAHQGIFGYVSRTEEYWDALAGWQKRRNGWDVDKSLLSFNCGVVPSLAALVRQFSREGETILIQTPVYPEFYEVVENAGRSVVTNRLIEKNGRYEINFEDFEEKLKQGPKAFILCNPQNPVGRSWSREELKRMGELCVSYHVPILSDEIHADLMLWGNRHTPMASISPGIAANTITCTAVSKTFNLAGLQASSVIFNNQEERARFERFWHNLEIHRNNCFSLVATIAAYNEGEEWLDQLLPYLEGNMKYIQEYCEKNIPEIKANLPECTYLVWLDCRGLGLPDDELNRFMIEKAGIGLNAGCDFDRELSGYMRLNAACPRQVLEKAMEQLKDAVARERAGRQ from the coding sequence GTGATATATAATTTTGATGAGATCGTTGACAGAACTCACAATAATGCTGCCAAATATGACGAAAGAATTAAAAAATTCGGTACTGACAATGTGATTCCGCTGTGGATTGCTGATATGGATTTCAGGGTTGCAAAACCGATAGAGGACGCTCTGGTGGAGAAAGCCCACCAGGGTATTTTCGGGTATGTATCCAGGACTGAGGAATACTGGGACGCCCTGGCGGGATGGCAGAAGAGAAGAAACGGCTGGGACGTGGACAAATCGCTCCTGAGCTTTAACTGCGGAGTGGTTCCGTCGCTGGCTGCCCTGGTACGCCAGTTCAGCAGAGAGGGTGAAACCATCCTGATTCAGACTCCGGTCTACCCTGAATTTTATGAGGTGGTGGAGAATGCGGGGCGCAGTGTTGTTACGAACCGCCTGATCGAGAAGAACGGCCGCTACGAGATTAATTTTGAGGATTTTGAGGAGAAGCTGAAACAGGGACCGAAGGCATTTATCCTGTGCAACCCGCAGAATCCGGTGGGACGTTCCTGGAGCAGGGAGGAACTGAAACGGATGGGTGAGCTTTGCGTTTCATACCATGTTCCAATCCTGTCGGATGAGATCCATGCCGACCTGATGCTGTGGGGAAACCGCCATACGCCGATGGCATCCATTTCACCCGGGATTGCCGCAAACACCATCACCTGCACGGCGGTCAGCAAGACGTTCAATCTGGCCGGGCTGCAGGCATCCTCCGTGATCTTCAACAACCAGGAGGAGCGGGCCAGGTTTGAGAGGTTCTGGCACAATCTGGAGATACACAGGAATAACTGCTTCAGTCTGGTAGCCACAATTGCCGCCTACAACGAGGGGGAGGAGTGGCTTGATCAGTTACTTCCCTATTTGGAAGGAAACATGAAGTATATACAGGAATACTGTGAGAAAAATATCCCTGAGATTAAGGCAAATCTTCCGGAATGCACCTACCTTGTCTGGCTGGACTGCCGCGGACTTGGACTGCCGGACGATGAGCTGAACCGTTTTATGATAGAGAAAGCCGGTATCGGTTTAAATGCCGGATGTGATTTTGACCGGGAACTGAGCGGATATATGCGTCTGAACGCCGCCTGCCCGAGACAGGTATT